From Haemorhous mexicanus isolate bHaeMex1 chromosome 2, bHaeMex1.pri, whole genome shotgun sequence, the proteins below share one genomic window:
- the C2H12orf57 gene encoding protein C10 isoform X2: MEEARDNACNDMGKMLQFLLPVATQIQQDVIKAYGFSSDGEGVLKFARLIKSYESQDPEIASMSGKLKAMFLPPMTLPPHGAGTGGVAAS, encoded by the exons ATGGAGGAGGCTCGGGACAACGCCTGCAACGACATGGGCAAGATGCTGCAGTTCCTCCTGCCCGTGGCCACCCAGATCCAGCAGGACGTGATCAAGGCCTACGGCTTCAGCAGCGACGGCGAAG GCGTCCTGAAATTCGCCCGGCTGATCAAGTCCTACGAGTCGCAGGACCCGGAGATCGCCAGCATGTCCGGCAAGCTCAAGGCTATGTTCCTGCCGCCCATGACGCTGCCGCCGCACGGAGCCGGCACCGGCGGAGTTGCTGCCTCCTGA
- the C2H12orf57 gene encoding protein C10 isoform X1 produces MAASAQPSVPPALSAEQAKAVLAEVIKAFGAPENAQRMEEARDNACNDMGKMLQFLLPVATQIQQDVIKAYGFSSDGEGVLKFARLIKSYESQDPEIASMSGKLKAMFLPPMTLPPHGAGTGGVAAS; encoded by the exons aTGGCGGCCTCCGCGCAGCCCTCGGTGCCGCCGGCACTGAGCGCGGAGCAGGCGAAGG CGGTGCTGGCGGAGGTGATCAAGGCGTTCGGGGCGCCTGAGAACGCGCAGCGCATGGAGGAGGCTCGGGACAACGCCTGCAACGACATGGGCAAGATGCTGCAGTTCCTCCTGCCCGTGGCCACCCAGATCCAGCAGGACGTGATCAAGGCCTACGGCTTCAGCAGCGACGGCGAAG GCGTCCTGAAATTCGCCCGGCTGATCAAGTCCTACGAGTCGCAGGACCCGGAGATCGCCAGCATGTCCGGCAAGCTCAAGGCTATGTTCCTGCCGCCCATGACGCTGCCGCCGCACGGAGCCGGCACCGGCGGAGTTGCTGCCTCCTGA